The genomic region ccttaatAGGGGTTGAGTTTTTATTAAATTTATTTTTAACCCACATGTCCACCCTGACCAGCTCAACTATTTTAATAAGGTTGATATCATAATCAACCATATTCCCACATCATGTGCAATAGTACCAATTTTATCATTAGCAGAAGTAAGCACAGTGGGGATGTGTTTCTCACCATAGGCATCATTGTTAGTAGTCCTTTCTTTTGCCAAGTATTCAATCTTCTGATCTTCTCTGTCCCTCAACCTGCCATTTTCTTTTAGAGATGATTGATGCAAAGAGAAGGCAATGATACGCCGCCATAATCTGAGTGTCCTCTACAAGGTTCTCGTCCCAGAACACATCCTTGTTTAACAGTGCACCCCAGAATACTTGGGAGATGTGGTCGATCTGATCCAGATTAGTCGGGGTGGGGGAGGTTGTCACCATGTCCATCAGATCATGATCATGAGTGCAAGTGCCGACTGCTAGCAAACAGACGTGCGTACGCACCAAACAACAGTAACAAAATGCATTGAACAAAAACAAAATCATGCACCGTTCCAAAATGGTGTAGGGCCGCAGACAGTAGTGCATTTATTACTGTTCTGACAGACTGGGGATGCAAATGTTGAATCTAAAGGATACCCTCCGATACTTTTTTGGTTCAACCAaatgaactattttttcaaaagTGAGGTGAATTCTGAAAAGTTAGTTCATTTAGTTGAACTATAAGTAGGATCAAAGGATACCCTGGAGGTTCCAAATCTGCATCCCTAAGACAGACGAAGATGAAGAAAGCAAAGATAACAAGGCTAGCTGCCATATGATGGCTTCGAATTAGATGTTTTCTTGCTCGGATTCATGAAGTTGATGCACTCCACGTCTTGTTCCTCACTCCCACAAGGCGTCCCTTTGTGCCGCACGTCCACTACGCCTCCTTTTTCCGGGTCGAATCGGCACCGGTAGAAGCTGCACAAACCACAGCCGCAAAATGTCACGCGAAAAGTGTCACAAATAAGCTCGACTAGAACAGTGCACTTCAGTTCGGAGCAAATAAACTCAAAAGAGCAAGGGCAAATTCAAGTACAGTAGTATATATTTGACCAACCGTCCATTAATGCCGAGGATGAGAAGGGTGTTTGGCTGACTGCTGAACGCGACCAAGTACTTGGTGCCTTCAGGGACGCGGATCTGAGTCGACGACCATTCTGAACTGAAATAGCCCGGCAAGAATCCTGCAGGATTTGGATGTCAACCTTCAGTTCCTCATGCACATAGATATGCAGGAATCAACATAAACTTTGTGCTTGGAGACCTGGACTCACACGTGTGAGTTATGAGTATATTACCTCCAGCGAACGACAGCGACGACCTCTTGTTGGCTGTAGCTACTGCTGGAGACGACGGCGCCGGGGCTGCTAGGAGACCGCCGGGACCGTTGCTGTCCTCCGGTGTCAGGCTTGGCAAATCGACATTGACGCTGAACACGTGCACGGTCGCCTTGTCGCTGCTGACCGCCAACCATTTTAAATCCGGAGAGAAGGCGATGCAGTGGATGTCTGCTCCGTCTCGGCCTCTCCTCAGCTAACAGGGACACAGACATGGAAAAGTTATTTACCCATTAGCTCATACCCTAAATAAGATGCAATGTGTGTACTGAAcacattttgtttttgcattttcttgaaacATATGCGTGAAGAACTCAATGTGCACAAATGCTAGAACTTAAATTCACAACAggaagtttttcttcttcttttaaaCATGGAAAGATCTTCTTGGAACAACTAAGAATGAGTACTACGGATTAAAGTCAAACCCGAGCTGGTGTTTCACAATCTCTCTCGCCTGTCCCCACTGGTAATTTCTTGCTAATCTATTCAAGAATGTGTTTGTTTCGTGGTTTTTCTCTGTTACAACTGATTGAGAAAACATTCTCATTCTCCCATCTAGCTTTTTAATTGTCTCTTGTGCTCATCTAGCCATCTAGGTATAAGTTATGGCACAGTATGTGCCTACTGCCTAGTTTATTGCATCTATGAGGCCTTCAACCGGAAGAGACCTGCAAAAGTATCATGCTATTTTCCCTTGCTCTTTTGTATTCTCATTTGGCCGTTCCCTCATTTGTTTTGTATTACCAGTGATGGGTGACTCTGGGAATGAAAGAAACTTTTAGCATTGATAACATGTATACACTGCTTAACCTAACCTGCTAAATATTCCCATGGGCTCTGTTCATTGTGCTCATCCCACATTATTAGCACAGAGTAAGGGATAAGTTTGATATAGCTGGATAAGTTAGCAGTTGACCACTTGGTATGCTACTTGCATGACCTCAcatcatttttattttttgaagAAAATACAAAAGCAATCCCATATATGCTTAGTCCCTGTGCCAGATCAAGGTGAGAGTAAGTGCAACATTATAAGCCTGCTAGCAAGCAAGGCCTGGCCTGACCTGGTCGAAACTCGAAACAATGTTTGTCTTAGCTGATCCAGGTTGGCCGGCCTTACCAGGTGCCCAACTCCAGACAGGTCTGGCAAAGACTGCCTGGTGGCAGGTTGCTGTTAAACTGCACTGCACTGCACTGCACTGCACTAAACTGTAGATAGTTGCAGAGAACGATTAACAAACCTACAGTTGGTTGCAGAGAATTGTTATCAAATCTAGTTGGCTGCAGAGAATAATTATCAAATCTAGTAAAATATTGCTGTCACAACTATCAGAAGAATCTTGCCGTAGGTTTATATGTAAAAAACTAGCATAATGGAAGTGCTTTTATGAAGCCACCACAATTTAAATGCACCCTCCAGAATAGGCAGTGCTTTTCATTGTTAACCTAACAAATGCTCTACCTTAGCGAAGTAGGTAGAAAACATAATTGGGTCATTCTCTTCCTTGTTGCATGATGTTCTGCAGTCGAATTTACATTGTTCCTGTGAGCTACTTTTCTTTGCAATAATGACTTGGAGAGTTGGTTTCATTTATGGTGGCATTAGCATAGCAATGGCTAAAAATTTGTACTTAATTGAAATTTGTATTTTTTTCAGACATCATCCTTGAAGAGGCTGGTAAGGGGGACTACAAGGGCGGAAACCTTCAAAGTCCAGTGGCATAGCGAAACTCTTCGGAATTAAATTCTATATTCCTTTTCCAAAGGTAAGTTTACACCATTTTAGTCTCCAAAAATAGTATTATGTTATTCCTAGTGTTGATTGCACTCTCCTGCTGATCTGAAAACGTACTAACTACAAGCCCTCCTAGTTTGGACGATGCTGTTATCTTTACAGCTGTGTGATACTTCCTTTTATGTTCAGGATGATGAGCAACTGAGAGTTTTCAATAACCAGATTGCAGAGGACAAAAAAAATAATCATTTCAAGGCATAACCTTGTAGAATTGCACAAGGTATTGGATTGAGCTATAATCAGTAGATTTAGTCAATTGCTTTTCATTTCCATTACTTGACCAGTTGACCTACATGTCATCTTGTGTTTGTGCCATGTGTTATACCCTCCCTTACAATCATTCTATTTTCTTCTATCCTTGGAAAGATAGACAGCTTTGCGTATGCATGATTTCTACttcttatttatttgtttttatttcaaTTTTCCTTTGAACAAAATTTGACAAAACATAATCTGATACCGTTAAAAAAAGACATAATTTGATAGGCATCGTTGACTACCGGCGATCTAAGATCTATGCGCCGCCACTTACCTCTTGGAGCAACGCGCCGTCAGTGGCGCTGAAGACGCGCACGAGGGTGCCCCTGACGCTAGCTGTGGCCACGAGCCGGCCGTCGCAAGACATGGCAATGGATGCAAGGCGGGAAGAGTGTGCACGTATGGCCACCACGGACCCCGCGACCTCCCCCTTGTCCTCCCACCGCTCGACGTGCACCTCACCATCCCTGGCGCCGGGGCACGCGAACGTGAAGGGCGCGCCTGGTGACACAGCGCAGAGGCCAAGGGGATTGCCCCCCGTCACCACCGAGTGCAGCAACCAAAGCTCTTTGTCCTCGGTGTCGGATCGGGCGTCAATACGTATAAATACGCGTTTTAGTCCAATTTGCAAAAAATTGGAccaatgttggtactgacacgcaaaaattagcaatcgtggtaccaatctgcatgtgatgcctgaattgtggtacttctgtgcaattaactccagGCTAACCACTATAAAAACCCTCGAGCCTCTAGTTGGGCCAAAAAAGCCCAGTTTTTTCTAGATAAAGGAAAAGTGCAGTTCCCTCGAGTTAGGGTTTTTGTTTCTCGCGGCGGCGACTACGATGCCGTCGAGTAGATCGCTTTTCCTTCCCTATCAGCGATCTCTCTCTGTCTTCCTCCGTCGCACTCTTCTCGCGCGAGGTTAGGCAGGGAACGGTGGTTCTAGGGTCTCCCCAATATACCCGGTCACTTTTGCATCGGGTAAGGTTCTTCTGATGGCGGCTGAAGGGGCCTCGGGCTCCTCGGGCGCAAGCGATGTCGAGCGGATGATGGCAGAACTTGGGCTGAAGGAAGAAGATCTTGATGATGTGATCTTTGATGAGAAAGATGCGCCTCCACAGGGACCCAGATGGATTGCTCTGGCTAGGGTAAACACCTCCAAATCATACAGTCAGACGTGGTTCTACAGAAACATGCGGTCAGCATGGAATATAGCACAGGAGGCCAAATTTAAGCCCTTGGAAGATAATCTGTACTCAGTTCAACTGTCCTGTTTAGGAGATTGGGAGAGAGTTATGCATGAGGGACCTTGGAATTTCCGAGGGGATGTATTGCTTCTTGCGCCTTATGATGGGGTCTCAAAACCTTCATCCATCAAGCTGGAGACGATTGACATATGGATCATGTTCCAGATCTGTTTGCTCACCTGGTTACTCCACTAGCCGCAAAGGTGGGGGAAGTGCTATTCACAGAACAACCGTCTCATGATTTTGTGGGGAACTTCCATAGGGTGTGGATCCGGCTGAATGTGTTTAAACCCCTGAAGAACGCTGTGTCTATGATCAGAGGGGGGGGGGAAGACAGATCTATAGAGTAAAGTATGAGAAGCTGCCTGATTGGTGCGCCGTGTGTGGCATGTTGGGTCATCTTTATAAGGAACACGGTACTGGGATTCATCCCCCTTCGGCTCTAGTCTTCAAGGATTTATGAGCTAGCTAGGCCATGCGCACAAGCCAAGGTCCTGGAGAGGGCCGAGGTCGGAGAGGTGGCCGTAGGGGAGGCCGGACAGGGGGGCGTTCAGGCAATCGACGCGAGGCCGACATGAACAACTTCCCAGCTCATCAGGAGACGGGAAGGAGAGAGGATGACATGGTAGTGGACGGCAAAGGCAAAGATGCTAATATGGATGATCTCACGAGGAAGAGGTTGGCTGGGCTGCCGCTGGAGGGTAATGTGCACAACAACACAAAGGGTGATGCTGCAGATAAGCTGCAGATATGTAAATGGTTCACACAAGGTTCAAGAACTAACCAATGAAAGGCCTACACCCATTGAGaaacccctcccttgctccattaaggcaaaaaaacatggcatggaaTCTTGGGCCTGGGTGGGGTATTTTTGCATTAGGTACTGGAGTAACAGTAGTGACTATTactctactcccagggtttgtGTCCATGACAGTCTGAGCATAGTCTTTAAGCCTAGGATATTGCTTCCTGTGATCTCCTAACACAGCATCAATAGCTATGTTCTTTGCCCTATATGCCATGCACTTGGGCACATCTACACCATATTTTTCATTGCATGCATCAATTATAGTCTGAATACCAGTAGTTATATCAGATCTAAAGAGATGATCATATTTCTGTGCTAGCCACTTAGCACTAACCCTGGTGGTCTCAGTGGTACTAGGGCAAGTGTGCTCTAGTCTCATCTTCTTAATTACAAATGTTTTCTCCCCTTTTATAACTGCTGCCACCATTGAGAACTGGCATTTTTTATCTGTACACTCAACAATTATCCTCTGATCTGAATTCCTGTGATACCTGAAATTCCTGGCCTGGGTGACGTGCAAATTCAACAAAGCTTCTCTGAATTGATGCTGATCCCTAAAACACAACTTCATACATAGTTGCTCATGTGGTTGCTCCATTTTCTCATTGTACCACTTCCTAGGAGGCCTTTTCTTTGCCCTACTCTTCCTTTTCTTTTGTAGGACAAAAGAGAGTGGCTGAAAACCATCATCATCACTCTCCCTCAACAacccctcctcttcttcatctgatgatggTCTGAAATCAGGTTCAACCTCTGGTAGCTCACTACAATGTGACCTAGTGGTTGGGCCTCTTCTAACTGgcagcttctgcttcttctttacaGGTTCAACTATAGTTTCTTCTTCTTGTTCAAAAGTCCTATCTTCCTCTACCTCAAATGGGTCCTCAACTtcagtgtcaccctcataatgcagCATTTCTTCCTCTTCTGATTGATCATCATCTGATTCTTCCTCTTGTACTTCTAGCTCTCTCTGCCTCTTTCCCTCTTCCGCCTCTACATCTTCTTCATCAACCATGTAATTAGGGTCACTTCCAATTTGACCATCCTCGTCAGAGGAATCACTGTCCTCATAAGCctcaaatccttggtatccctcttCTTATTCTTCCAAAACTGCTTTCAACTTGTTAGTTGCATTTCTGCTTTCTTGTGTGCAAACACCAGCAGGAGCAACAGGGTGATGTGTGCTACATTGACTCTCAAAGACTACTCCTTCCTGATCAACAGCTAAGATAGGAGGCTCACTCAGATCATAAACAACAGGCTCTTGGTACACCACAGTGGACAAGTCTGGCTTCTCAAAATGCTGCCTCTCAAAATCAGTATCAGGGGGTGGACAAGCCCTGACTAGCAAATTAAGCACCAATTTGTCCTGGATCTTCCTCTTTATCATCTGTAATTCTGCATGATTGTCTACCAAATCCAGCCCTTTCTCTCCTAAAGATGGATTTTCAATGTGAAACAAACAATCATATGCATTAAATCCTTGGGTTTCCATCACTGCAACCAAATTCAGATAAGTAATATCTGAACCACACAGCTTCATCTCCAATGGTTCTCTTGCATCAAAATGGATCCTTACTTGCCAAATGTCTTCATCCAAACTATAGAAAAAATTAAATTTCATTTATTCATTATAATTACTCTTAATTTGGAGAGCAACAGTACAGTACATTACAATTTAAAGTAACCTGTAAGTCTATTATTTACTAATTTAGCACAAAAGCAAATTTTGGAGAGCAACAGTAAAGTACAAAACAGCTTAAATTACAGTACCAAACAGTACAGAACAATTTGGAGAGCCACAGTAATTGAACTAAATTGAGAGTGCAATACACTATCTTACTAGGTTAGTCTAGTCACTTCAATTGGATAAAACCTAATCCCCAACTAGATAAAGCAGAAGATGAACAAACCCTAAAAATGCCCAATTGGATGAATCAGAGGAGTAAGACAAGGGTACTTACAGCACGCCGCCAAGTCCATGCGTCAACTCATGGCTGCTGCTAGGGTTCGCCACCCACTGATGCGCCAACCGCAACCGCTGCTCCATGGTGAGTAACATCGACTCCTCGTCGTCGGTCGAGTACGCGGAGCTGGACTCGTCGCCGCCATCCCCGTCGACGCCAACCGTTCCGCTAGGAGGCCAGAAcggcatctcgccgccgccgtggACGCCCTCACCGCCGACTGGCGGAATCGCCGACGCCATGGACTAGGgttcgagcgaggaggaggagggggaggggaatggTGCGGCCGGGCTGGAGCTGGTGCGACCGGACCGGTTAGGACAGCAGCGCACCGGCTCGTCCTAGTCAACACGCGGGCACGCGCCGATTGGCCagcgtggcacctgacgggtgggcccgacCTGTCGGATCGGGCGTCAATACGTATAAATACGCGTTTTAGTCCAATTTGCAAAAATTTGGAccaatgttggtactgacacgcaaaaattagcaatcgtggtaccaatctgcatgtgatgcctgaattgtggtacttctgtgcaattaactccaaGCTAACCACTATAAAAACCCTCGAGCCTCTAGTTGGGCCAAAAAAGCCCAGTTTTTTCTAGATAAAGGAAAAGTGCAGTTCCCTCGAGTTAGGGTTTTTGTTTCTCGCGGCGGCGACTACGATGCCGTCGAGTAGATCGCTTTTCCTTCCCTATCAGCGATCTCTCTCTGTCTTCCTCCGTCGCACTCTTCTCGCGCGAGGTTAGGCAGGGAACGGTGGTTCTAGGGTCTCCCCAATATACCCGGTCACTTTTGCATCGGGTAAGGTTCTTCTGATGGCGGCTGAAGGGGCCTCGGGCTCCTCGGGCGCAAGCGATGTCGAGCGGATGATGGCAGAACTTGGGCTGAAGGAAGAAGATCTTGATGATGTGATCTTTGATGAGAAAGATGCGCCTCCACAGGGACCCAGATGGATTGCTCTGGCTAGGGTAAACACCTCCAAATCATACAGTCAGACGTGGTTCTACAGAAACATGCGGTCAGCATGGAATATAGCACAGGAGGCCAAATTTAAGCCCTTGGAAGATAATCTGTACTCAGTTCAACTGTCCTGTTTAGGAGATTGGGAGAGAGTTATGCATGAGGGACCTTGGAATTTCCGAGGGGATGCAGTGCTTCTTGCGCCTTATGATGGGGTCTCAAAACCTTCATCCATCAAGCTGGAGACGATTGACATATGGATCATGTTCCAGATCTGTTTGCTCACCTGGTTACTCCACTAGCCGCAAAGGTGGGGGAAGTGCTATTCACAGAACAACCGTCTCATGATTTTGTGGGGAACTTCCATAGGGTGTGGATCCGGCTGAATGTGTTTAAACCCCTGCAGAACGCTGTGTCTATGATCAGAGGGGGGGGGAAGACAGATCTATAGGGTAAAGTATGAGAAGCTGCCTGATTGGTGCGCCATGTGTGGCATGTTGGGTCATCTTTATAAGGAACACGGTACTGGGATTCATCCCCCTTCGGCTCTAGTCTTCAAGGATTTATGAGCTAGCTGGGCCATGCGCGCAAGCCAAGGTCCTGGAGAGGGCCGAGGTCGGAGAGGTGGCCGTAGGGGAGGCCGGACAGGGGGGCGTTCAGGCAATCGACGCGAGGCCGACATGAACAACTTCCCAGCTCATCAGGAGACGGGAAGGAGAGAGGATGACATGGTAGTGGACGGCAAAGGCAAAGATGCTAATATGGATGATCTCACGAGGAAGAGGTTGGCTGGGCTGCCGCTGGAGGGTAATGTGCACAACAACACAAAGGGTGATGCTGCAGATAAGCTGCAGATATGTAAATGGTTCACACAAGGTTCAAGAACTAACCAATGAAAGGCCTACACCCATTGAGaaacccctcccttgctccattaaggcaaaaaaacatggcatggaaTCTTGGGCCTGGGTGGGGTATTTTTGCATTAGGTACTGGAGTAACAGTAGTGAC from Triticum aestivum cultivar Chinese Spring chromosome 4A, IWGSC CS RefSeq v2.1, whole genome shotgun sequence harbors:
- the LOC123085708 gene encoding autophagy-related protein 18d — protein: MSCDGRLVATASVRGTLVRVFSATDGALLQELRRGRDGADIHCIAFSPDLKWLAVSSDKATVHVFSVNVDLPSLTPEDSNGPGGLLAAPAPSSPAVATANKRSSLSFAGGFLPGYFSSEWSSTQIRVPEGTKYLVAFSSQPNTLLILGINGRFYRCRFDPEKGGVVDVRHKGTPCGSEEQDVECINFMNPSKKTSNSKPSYGS